A single Verrucomicrobiia bacterium DNA region contains:
- a CDS encoding amino acid permease, with the protein MYSGRPPGTADRSRAGLIPTLGLFSTIMLVVGGVIGSGIFRKTGVMAAELGSPQWLMFIWILAGVITLFGALTNAEIASLIPETGGQYIYFERMYGPFFAYLYGWALFSIIQCGSIAAVAYLFAEYAGVLMPLPQLPAELAAWSFHLPYIGNLQPLAEIGTKGLAALLIVLLTIVNYLGIRFGGLVQNIFTVAKVAAMLWLAGGAFLAPSVGGLTNLTTADPSVTRHGLAWIGALAAALQGAFWAYDGWNKLTYIAGEVKSPQRNIPRALFWGMLTVTAIYALINLAYLYVLPVSELAQAKKYFAFVVAEKIVAGGGNWIAALIMLSTFGTANAIIMATARVYFSMARLNVFPRFIGRTHPRFRTPAAALVVQGIWSVLLLFSGTFDTLTDTLIFVTWAFYAAGAYGVFILRRKLPDVERPYRVPGYPIVPIIFILFAVTFLGFTAYNDFAVYQQASAAGETAIMNSLFGVGLVLIGTPGYFFFRRHHA; encoded by the coding sequence ATGTATTCAGGACGCCCACCCGGCACCGCCGATCGGAGCCGCGCCGGATTGATTCCGACGTTGGGGCTTTTCTCCACCATCATGCTGGTCGTGGGCGGCGTGATCGGCTCCGGCATCTTCCGCAAAACCGGCGTCATGGCGGCGGAACTGGGATCGCCGCAATGGCTGATGTTCATCTGGATTCTGGCGGGAGTGATCACGCTGTTTGGCGCACTGACGAATGCGGAGATCGCCAGTCTGATTCCGGAAACCGGCGGACAGTACATCTATTTCGAGCGCATGTACGGGCCGTTCTTCGCCTACCTGTACGGCTGGGCACTGTTTTCAATCATTCAATGCGGCTCCATCGCCGCCGTCGCCTACTTGTTTGCGGAATATGCGGGAGTGTTGATGCCCCTGCCCCAGCTCCCCGCTGAACTCGCGGCTTGGTCATTCCATCTGCCCTACATCGGCAACCTCCAACCGCTGGCTGAGATCGGCACCAAAGGGTTGGCCGCGCTGCTGATCGTCCTGCTCACCATCGTAAATTACCTGGGCATCCGTTTTGGCGGGTTGGTGCAGAATATTTTCACCGTCGCCAAAGTGGCGGCCATGCTGTGGCTCGCCGGCGGGGCATTTCTCGCGCCGTCCGTCGGCGGCCTGACCAATCTCACGACGGCGGATCCGTCCGTGACGCGGCACGGGCTGGCTTGGATCGGCGCCCTGGCGGCGGCGCTGCAAGGCGCATTCTGGGCTTATGACGGTTGGAACAAGCTCACTTACATTGCGGGTGAAGTTAAATCTCCACAACGCAACATCCCGCGCGCCCTGTTCTGGGGCATGCTGACGGTGACTGCCATCTACGCGCTCATCAATCTGGCATATCTTTACGTCCTGCCGGTGAGCGAACTGGCGCAGGCAAAAAAGTATTTCGCTTTTGTCGTTGCGGAGAAAATCGTAGCGGGCGGCGGCAACTGGATCGCCGCCTTGATCATGCTTTCCACTTTTGGCACAGCCAACGCCATCATCATGGCCACCGCCCGGGTTTACTTTTCGATGGCACGCCTGAATGTTTTTCCACGATTCATCGGGAGAACCCACCCTCGGTTTCGGACGCCTGCGGCGGCACTGGTCGTGCAAGGCATCTGGAGCGTGCTGCTGCTCTTCAGCGGCACGTTTGACACCTTGACCGATACGTTGATCTTCGTGACCTGGGCCTTCTACGCGGCGGGCGCCTACGGAGTTTTCATCCTGCGACGCAAACTCCCGGACGTCGAGCGACCCTACCGCGTTCCGGGGTATCCGATCGTTCCCATCATTTTCATTCTCTTCGCCGTTACTTTTCTGGGCTTCACCGCGTATAACGATTTTGCGGTTTACCAACAGGCTTCGGCGGCAGGTGAAACCGCCATCATGAATTCGCTCTTCGGCGTGGGACTGGTTCTGATTGGGACTCCCGGTTACTTCTTTTTCCGACGGCACCACGCCTGA
- a CDS encoding aldo/keto reductase produces MKTIRLGNSSTQVSRLAYGCWRIADPRQPTSSAAAIEADGKAAVVAAYEAGYTLFDGADIYGRGQAEVILGKALREVSGMREHILITSKCGVRRAGDPHPEAPQRYDFAPDYIVRSCEGSLQRLGIETLDLYLLHRPDYLGDPHEIAGAFAQLYDAGKVRCFGVSNFRPSLVAALQAAVPFPLVVNQVEISLAQRAAFDDGTLDQCLEKSITPMAWSPLGAGLLGDGAKRLLASQQSYPTDAIVKALEAIAAARGVSRTVIAYAWLLKHPSKIVPIVGSTNPQRIREAVKATEFELTREEWYRLLLAARGESLP; encoded by the coding sequence ATGAAAACAATCAGGCTGGGAAACAGTTCAACACAGGTCAGTCGGCTGGCGTATGGCTGCTGGCGCATCGCCGATCCGCGTCAACCAACCAGCAGCGCGGCGGCGATCGAAGCGGACGGCAAGGCGGCGGTCGTGGCCGCGTATGAAGCCGGTTACACGCTGTTCGATGGCGCCGATATTTACGGGCGCGGTCAAGCCGAAGTCATTTTGGGAAAAGCGTTGCGCGAAGTTTCCGGAATGCGCGAACACATCCTCATCACCAGCAAGTGCGGAGTGCGGCGCGCGGGCGACCCCCATCCCGAGGCGCCACAACGCTACGATTTCGCGCCGGATTACATCGTCCGATCCTGCGAAGGTTCGTTGCAACGGCTCGGCATCGAGACGCTTGATCTCTACCTGCTGCATCGCCCGGATTATCTCGGCGATCCGCACGAAATCGCGGGCGCGTTCGCGCAACTATACGATGCGGGCAAGGTGCGCTGCTTCGGCGTCAGCAATTTTCGTCCGTCGCTGGTTGCCGCGTTGCAGGCCGCCGTTCCCTTCCCGCTCGTGGTCAATCAGGTGGAAATCAGTCTGGCCCAACGCGCCGCGTTTGACGACGGCACGCTGGACCAATGTTTGGAAAAGAGCATCACCCCGATGGCGTGGAGTCCCCTCGGCGCCGGCTTGCTCGGTGATGGCGCGAAACGCCTGCTGGCCTCGCAACAAAGCTACCCGACCGACGCCATCGTGAAGGCGCTGGAGGCAATCGCCGCCGCGCGCGGTGTGAGCCGAACCGTGATCGCTTACGCCTGGCTGCTCAAGCATCCAAGCAAAATTGTTCCCATCGTCGGCAGCACGAATCCGCAGCGCATCCGCGAGGCGGTCAAAGCGACGGAGTTTGAACTAACGCGCGAGGAATGGTATCGGCTGCTGCTCGCCGCGCGGGGCGAATCGTTGCCGTGA